Below is a genomic region from Microbacterium galbinum.
CATCGGGCGCACGGACGTTTCGCGTCAGCGGCGCGTCGTTCCGTGCGGGAGACCGAGCGTCGCGGGGCACCGTAGAGTCCGATTGTGGGCAGTCTCTACTACGGCGATAGCGCCGAACCGATCGGCATCGAGGATCGCGCACTCGCGCACCTGAAGGTCGTGATCTCGACCAAGCTCCGGCGCAACGAGAGCTTCACGCTGTCGTGGAAGCACCCGGAGACGGATGCCGTTGGCCGATCGACGATCTGGTTGCACCCCTCCATTCCCCTCCGCTTCGTCTTCGATGAGGCGGAGCCGCCGGAACTGAGCCGCCAGTGGATCGAGGCGCTCGCCCATTCTGCGAACTCGACCGGCGGGATCGCTCTGATCGATGAGCAGATCAGTTCCGATGCGCCTCTGGAGGCCTCGCGCGGCTGACCCGCCCCTCCATTCAGTGCACTCCAAGGTTTGAAGTGCAAACTTGCACTCTATGGAGAACAATGCACCTTCGCTCCGCGATGTTCGCAAGCGCGAGACCATCCGCGCACTCACCGACACGGCTCGACGCCTGACGATCGAGCGCGGCTTCGCCGGGTTCACCGTCGAAGAGGTCTGCGCCGAGGCGGGGGTCTCCCGCCGCACGTTCTTCAACTACTTCGAGAGCAAGGACAACGCGGTCTTCGGATACACCGAAATCGATCCGCGCCTCGTCGAGCTCGACGACGAGTTCGTGGCGAAGAGCGGTGACCTGCTCGACGACTTCGTCGACGTCGTGGTCCGTCGCTGGGAGATGCTCGACCCGCTGTCCGACGCCCCCGCCCTCCTCCAGGTGATCGAGCACGAACCGCGACTGCTGAAGGGCGCGTTCGAGCGATTGGCCGAGAACGAGCGCCGCGACGTCGCCCTCATCGTGCGCCGCGAAGGCGCCGATCAGACGATGCGCGCCGAGGTCGTCGTCCACACCGTCGGCGCCTGCATCCGCCTGGCCGTCGCTCAGATCCTGGATCACCAGTCCCCCATCCCGTTCGGCCGACTCGTCGCCGAACGCCTCGACATC
It encodes:
- a CDS encoding TetR/AcrR family transcriptional regulator, with amino-acid sequence MENNAPSLRDVRKRETIRALTDTARRLTIERGFAGFTVEEVCAEAGVSRRTFFNYFESKDNAVFGYTEIDPRLVELDDEFVAKSGDLLDDFVDVVVRRWEMLDPLSDAPALLQVIEHEPRLLKGAFERLAENERRDVALIVRREGADQTMRAEVVVHTVGACIRLAVAQILDHQSPIPFGRLVAERLDIARDLFTSAQKDH
- a CDS encoding DUF7882 family protein, with the translated sequence MGSLYYGDSAEPIGIEDRALAHLKVVISTKLRRNESFTLSWKHPETDAVGRSTIWLHPSIPLRFVFDEAEPPELSRQWIEALAHSANSTGGIALIDEQISSDAPLEASRG